One window of Desulfobacca acetoxidans DSM 11109 genomic DNA carries:
- a CDS encoding LamG domain-containing protein, whose product MANIQWARAGQFNWTFDAMGGTPLMEAVHGNRSGISTFVGEDGAIILKNPLLGGGQVFYLRGVWKTDAVFPWNGFWAEPESGDLTDYFVGGTWQNMGNQTVIILGRPLPAGTAVQIYYIYFTGEKAEKYAELNSYPCIRPAWRGCADYTFDFAVDRIFDLMAILYFAGLARNMDNRSVIEFLWESYFDRAASAVPPLVFDRFERTRYDRGQHLLYRGSSQGESGFSHFDIDLEPETQNRALHVIFSECNSGNASAWLGYGLNWDLGNPPFNAIDRLFFSYYGNRCQTRVANCNFVSSGGTAELCLQEDYNEGQACVMLVIITKGGELGEAEFTFELYRMNGADPEMKEEGLLTSHNRINLHYGVQVWWELGSTFVVGDYWCVTLGRVRSHPRRLQIILNDSEPGACEAWGPEHTFVHALPDRYDRLTDFEIPLTSFWRLDNVIYDGDRRRTGWNPWCTLGASQPQGIMSVQDHEEEQEIEGEVFYTQAQLAWDLPEDASALGFWTGINTAEVNSGGQSTLNFLIQPNLANLEQISLTVKVKDSLDHYFICTGVNIPAGVWSRVDLSFNNFIPDISGHILTHPIKVVDIGLCGPDIPLDGSLYLTDVKFGSHRVFSGSRLRLVEFKHHEPTVKLPAYELWLDNVGLNLTAYDHYPHCPRLAISVNPYGVNPWRGPTLIHYAHPLGAWLVDRHDVRQNHIRLHRDAQDEFNNRCGGVKGPIVPVHTRNDIENIALCGEENFNEFCWWPKYRDYGKRLASWLFNGSLQDATGNYELTWSSGSPVYTTGICQPNDTALHFDGSGSYAGYYPGTDFRLGDGDFFIEAVVSFDSLVNSVICGMWYEAANQRSWMVYYNNYNRSISFYYSTNGTNILAIHGTSNLITATGVFHHISVIRSGETIYLYIDGNPAGSGDIGTAGLYEATADFRIGRSYAGANLYGDIDYLHISKDIAPDAAEIAGRWQIIQGLQNGSDYPEVGHGLGQYWAFYRLAEYFCVSNDAGAWDILDNWLSWLETFVVADGLGWKFPVWFSEYGFTYGDYDPGAAAAIVIGCLYIYMRKGDSRALGLAQNILADLRLYRASGDYGGYLYKSDYHYAWMNALVAHAFGLAVAGRAGSAYIYPYTPDDESHFTAMMNNFWAMSGDTKPNMLNSDGIPFSYVEDLDVWDYAPHYLFMRQMGSLEAVVLMAAVALDWGLQTGSWHWFEQLIGFIILNNRKIIPENQIRFIQSTYDLTLLKNLGKVFFADYRQNQSSYREIADESTIDLIGCQPVEIHLEYGQPVITEDPGMAEALARLLIERFSSPKELVDLETWMEGARIELKDNILINSKFHGYDNEPFVCYRKKIDLDKKRISLQLVRNVRYLPAWGEDLEGGEYGSYAIDTAVASDLHWNFRTYAF is encoded by the coding sequence GTGGCAAACATTCAATGGGCCAGGGCCGGCCAATTCAATTGGACTTTCGATGCCATGGGCGGGACACCGCTTATGGAGGCCGTGCACGGTAATCGGTCAGGGATCTCCACTTTTGTTGGGGAAGATGGGGCGATTATCCTCAAAAATCCTCTGCTCGGCGGCGGCCAGGTTTTTTATCTGCGGGGAGTTTGGAAAACCGACGCGGTTTTTCCCTGGAACGGTTTCTGGGCGGAACCGGAAAGCGGTGATCTGACCGATTATTTTGTCGGTGGTACCTGGCAAAATATGGGCAACCAGACTGTTATTATTCTGGGCCGACCACTTCCGGCCGGTACTGCGGTGCAGATTTATTATATCTATTTTACCGGTGAAAAAGCCGAAAAATACGCGGAATTGAATTCTTATCCATGCATACGTCCGGCCTGGCGCGGGTGTGCTGATTATACCTTTGACTTTGCTGTGGACCGGATTTTTGATCTCATGGCTATTCTGTATTTTGCCGGTCTGGCAAGGAATATGGATAACCGTTCGGTGATTGAGTTTCTTTGGGAAAGTTATTTTGACAGGGCTGCAAGTGCGGTACCGCCGTTGGTCTTCGACCGATTTGAACGGACGCGCTATGACCGCGGCCAACACCTGCTCTATCGCGGTTCCAGTCAAGGAGAATCTGGTTTTAGCCATTTCGATATTGACCTGGAGCCTGAAACCCAGAACCGGGCGCTGCACGTGATTTTTTCGGAGTGTAACAGCGGCAATGCTTCGGCTTGGTTGGGGTACGGTCTCAACTGGGATCTTGGCAATCCTCCCTTTAACGCTATAGACCGGCTATTTTTTTCGTACTATGGCAACCGTTGCCAAACCAGGGTAGCGAATTGCAATTTCGTTTCTTCGGGGGGAACAGCCGAACTCTGCCTTCAGGAAGACTATAACGAGGGGCAGGCGTGCGTTATGCTGGTAATTATCACGAAAGGCGGTGAGTTAGGCGAGGCAGAATTCACTTTTGAGCTCTATCGGATGAATGGCGCCGACCCGGAGATGAAAGAGGAAGGACTGCTGACCTCTCATAATCGGATCAATCTGCATTACGGTGTGCAAGTTTGGTGGGAATTAGGATCGACTTTCGTAGTCGGAGACTATTGGTGTGTTACCCTGGGCCGGGTTAGGAGCCATCCCCGGCGCTTGCAGATCATTTTAAACGATTCTGAACCCGGCGCTTGCGAGGCCTGGGGGCCGGAGCATACTTTTGTCCACGCCCTGCCAGACCGTTATGACCGACTGACCGATTTTGAAATCCCTTTAACCAGCTTCTGGCGTTTGGACAACGTTATCTATGACGGCGATAGGAGGCGCACCGGATGGAATCCTTGGTGTACTTTAGGGGCCAGCCAACCCCAGGGTATAATGTCGGTTCAGGATCATGAAGAGGAGCAGGAGATTGAAGGAGAGGTCTTCTACACTCAGGCTCAGCTTGCCTGGGACCTGCCGGAAGATGCTTCTGCCCTGGGATTTTGGACCGGCATCAATACCGCTGAGGTTAATTCCGGTGGTCAGAGCACCTTAAATTTCCTCATCCAGCCGAACCTTGCCAACCTGGAGCAGATCTCACTCACGGTCAAAGTGAAAGACAGTCTGGATCACTATTTTATCTGCACGGGGGTGAATATCCCGGCAGGGGTTTGGAGCCGGGTTGACCTCAGCTTCAACAACTTTATTCCAGACATATCCGGTCATATATTGACCCACCCGATTAAAGTGGTGGATATCGGCCTCTGCGGACCAGACATTCCTTTAGACGGAAGCCTGTATCTAACCGATGTCAAGTTCGGTTCCCATCGGGTATTTTCCGGCTCCCGATTGCGTCTGGTGGAATTTAAGCATCATGAGCCTACGGTAAAGCTTCCAGCCTATGAATTGTGGTTGGATAATGTCGGCTTGAATCTGACGGCTTATGACCATTACCCACACTGCCCGCGGCTGGCGATCTCGGTTAATCCTTATGGCGTCAATCCCTGGCGGGGGCCGACCTTGATTCATTACGCTCATCCATTAGGGGCGTGGCTGGTTGACCGCCATGACGTGAGGCAGAACCACATCAGGCTCCATCGGGACGCCCAGGACGAGTTCAATAACCGCTGCGGCGGCGTTAAGGGTCCGATAGTGCCGGTGCATACCCGCAACGATATCGAAAATATTGCTCTGTGCGGGGAAGAAAACTTTAATGAATTTTGCTGGTGGCCGAAGTATCGGGACTATGGCAAACGGCTTGCTTCCTGGCTATTCAATGGTTCTCTGCAGGACGCCACCGGAAACTACGAACTTACCTGGTCTTCAGGTTCTCCGGTTTATACCACGGGAATCTGTCAACCTAATGATACTGCGCTGCATTTCGACGGCAGCGGCAGCTATGCCGGTTACTATCCCGGAACCGATTTTCGGTTAGGCGATGGCGACTTTTTTATCGAGGCAGTAGTCTCTTTTGATTCTCTGGTAAACTCGGTCATCTGCGGGATGTGGTATGAAGCAGCGAATCAAAGGTCCTGGATGGTTTATTACAACAATTATAACCGGAGCATTTCCTTTTATTATTCCACCAATGGCACAAATATCCTGGCAATTCATGGGACAAGCAATCTTATCACGGCGACCGGCGTATTTCATCATATCTCAGTCATAAGGTCTGGCGAAACCATATACCTCTATATTGACGGGAATCCTGCCGGCAGCGGTGATATCGGGACGGCCGGTTTATATGAGGCAACCGCCGATTTCAGAATTGGCAGGTCGTACGCTGGCGCTAATTTATACGGAGATATTGATTACTTACATATTTCAAAAGATATTGCCCCTGATGCCGCTGAGATTGCCGGGCGTTGGCAGATCATCCAGGGATTGCAGAACGGGTCCGACTATCCGGAAGTGGGACATGGGCTCGGACAGTATTGGGCCTTTTATCGCTTGGCGGAATATTTCTGCGTCAGCAATGACGCCGGGGCCTGGGATATCCTGGATAACTGGCTGTCCTGGCTGGAAACCTTTGTAGTGGCCGACGGCTTGGGGTGGAAATTTCCGGTGTGGTTTTCGGAATATGGCTTTACCTATGGCGACTACGATCCGGGTGCTGCAGCCGCCATAGTCATCGGGTGTCTCTATATCTACATGCGGAAGGGGGATAGCCGGGCCCTCGGGTTAGCGCAGAACATATTAGCCGATCTCCGGCTCTATCGGGCTTCAGGGGATTATGGGGGATATCTCTACAAATCCGACTATCACTATGCCTGGATGAATGCTTTGGTGGCTCATGCGTTCGGCCTGGCGGTGGCGGGCCGGGCCGGGTCAGCCTACATCTATCCCTACACCCCGGATGATGAATCGCATTTTACGGCCATGATGAACAACTTCTGGGCCATGAGCGGCGACACCAAACCTAATATGCTGAATTCTGACGGTATTCCTTTTAGCTATGTTGAAGATCTGGATGTGTGGGATTACGCCCCACATTATCTTTTTATGCGGCAGATGGGAAGCCTAGAAGCGGTGGTGCTCATGGCCGCAGTCGCTCTGGATTGGGGGCTCCAAACTGGCAGCTGGCATTGGTTTGAGCAACTGATTGGTTTTATTATTCTCAATAACCGGAAGATAATCCCCGAGAATCAGATCCGTTTTATCCAATCCACCTATGATCTGACTTTGCTGAAGAACCTGGGCAAGGTTTTTTTTGCTGATTATCGGCAGAACCAGAGCTCTTATAGGGAAATAGCCGATGAATCGACGATTGACCTAATCGGATGCCAACCGGTAGAAATCCATTTAGAGTATGGACAGCCTGTCATAACTGAGGATCCCGGCATGGCTGAAGCCCTGGCCCGCTTGTTGATTGAGAGGTTCTCTTCGCCTAAGGAGCTCGTTGATCTCGAAACCTGGATGGAGGGGGCCCGCATTGAATTGAAAGACAACATTCTGATTAACTCGAAGTTTCACGGGTATGATAACGAACCATTTGTCTGTTATCGGAAAAAGATTGACCTCGATAAAAAAAGAATCTCGCTCCAGCTTGTCAGAAATGTCAGGTATCTGCCGGCCTGGGGAGAAGATCTGGAGGGGGGTGAATATGGCTCGTATGCGATTGATACGGCAGTAGCCTCTGATCTTCATTGGAATTTCAGAACCTATGCATTTTAA